In a genomic window of Saccharomyces paradoxus chromosome X, complete sequence:
- the AIM23 gene encoding Aim23p (Mitochondrial translation initiation factor 3 (IF3, mIF3)~similar to YJL131C): MLKVHLREAVSRKTLFLKSFRNFHYTKYFRRDNASSTTDIFRNAMKRKRDLANLREENHGNGARNFAFPKEYVKRQKQPPRNASNRKRILITWSSGTDRAKEAANSVVSEIFRKNYKGNIKVVDPTTHRIEPSNIRYFAKGIDLDKFGLSIVNVEQIDDENQIPLVKIVESRVALKKYSDFLAKKKEKELMELGVLNKSYKNLVTDKKEDNLKHIKISWQIENDDLERQKAHEIVSLLKKGSKVTLYLDDKNNINSNNWLENFEELDRSREGGATKLPKSVLQKRAAVLETLKETVSEYANDPVLLGNIGSKMIMKLIPKDVKPQNNDKRALKELRKKERQEKLQKRIERKKTKEM; the protein is encoded by the coding sequence ATGTTAAAAGTGCATTTGAGAGAAGCTGTTTCCCGGAAGACGCTGTTTCTAAAAAGTTTCAGAAATTTTCATTACACAAAATATTTCCGCAGAGACAATGCATCATCCACCACAGATATATTTCGTAACGCAATGAAACGTAAACGTGACCTAGCGAATCTTAGGGAAGAAAATCATGGAAATGGGGCAAgaaattttgcttttcctAAAGAGTATGTAAAGCGCCAAAAACAACCGCCAAGAAATGCTTCTAACAGGAAAAGGATCTTGATCACTTGGAGCTCTGGGACGGATAGAGCTAAAGAAGCAGCAAATTCGGTTGTTAGTGAAATattcagaaaaaattacaagGGAAACATTAAAGTTGTAGACCCCACTACCCACAGGATTGAACCATCCAATATTCGGTATTTTGCGAAGGGTATTGATCTCGATAAATTTGGATTGAGTATTGTGAATGTGGAGcaaattgatgatgaaaatcaGATCCCACTTGTTAAAATAGTCGAAAGTCGTGTGGccttaaaaaaatactcaGATTTCCtggctaaaaaaaaggaaaaggaactGATGGAATTGGGAGTGCTGAATAAGTCTTATAAGAATTTGGTAActgataaaaaagaagataaccTGAAACATATTAAAATATCATGGCAGATTGAGAATGATGATTTAGAAAGGCAGAAGGCTCATGAAATAGTTTCgctattgaaaaaagggAGTAAGGTAACGTTATATCTTGATGACAAGAATAACATAAATTCGAATAATTGGCTtgagaattttgaagagcTGGACCGCTCTCGAGAAGGTGGCGCTACCAAATTACCAAAATCGGTTTTACAGAAAAGGGCTGCTGTTTTGGAGACATTGAAAGAGACAGTTAGCGAGTACGCTAACGATCCTGTTCTGTTAGGCAACATAGGTtcgaaaatgataatgaaactGATACCAAAAGATGTGAAACCACAGAACAACGATAAAAGGGCGTTAAAAGAGTTGAGAAAGAAGGAgagacaagaaaaattgcagaaaagaattgagagaaaaaaaacgaagGAGATGTAA
- the URA2 gene encoding bifunctional carbamoylphosphate synthetase/aspartate transcarbamylase (Bifunctional carbamoylphosphate synthetase/aspartate transcarbamylase~similar to YJL130C), which yields MAAIAPTAPITPPMESTGDRLVTLELKDGTVLQGYSFGAEKSTAGELVFQTGMVGYPESVTDPSYEGQILVITYPLVGNYGVPDMHLRDELVEELPRYFESNRIHIAGLVISHYTDEYSHYLAKSSLGKWLQNEGIPAVYGVDTRSLTKHLRDAGSMLGRLSLEKSGTDRTISRSSSWKDAFDVPEWVDPNVQNLVAKVSTDEPKLYVPPADNKHIELQSGPDGKVLRILAIDVGMKYNQIRCFIKRGVELKVVPWDYDFTKEDYDGLFISNGPGDPSVLDDLSQRLSNVLEAKKTPVFGICLGHQLIARAAGASTLKLKFGNRGHNIPCTSTVSGRCYITSQNHGFAVDVDTLTSGWKPLFVNANDDSNEGIYHSDLPYFSVQFHPESTPGPRDTEFLFDVFIQAVKEFKYTQVLKPIAFPGGLLEDNMKAHPRIEAKKVLVLGSGGLSIGQAGEFDYSGSQAIKALKEEGIYTILINPNIATIQTSKGLADKVYFVPVTAEFVRKVILHERPDAIYVTFGGQTALSVGIAMKDEFEALGVKVLGTPIDTIITTEDRELFSNAIDEINEKCAKSQAANSVDEALAAVKEIGFPVIVRAAYALGGLGSGFANNEKELVDLCNVAFSSSPQVLVEKSMKGWKEVEYEVVRDAFDNCITVCNMENFDPLGIHTGDSIVVAPSQTLSDEDYNMLRTTAVNVIRHLGVVGECNIQYALNPVSKDYCIIEVNARLSRSSALASKATGYPLAYTAAKLGLNIPLNEVKNSVTKSTCACFEPSLDYCVVKMPRWDLKKFTRVSTELSSSMKSVGEVMSIGRTFEEAIQKAIRSTEYANLGFNETDLDIDIDYELNNPTDMRVFAIANAFAKKGYSVDKVWEMTKIDKWFLNKLYNLVQFAEKIGSFGTKEELPSLVLRQAKQLGFDDRQIARFLDSNEVAIRRLRKEYGITPFVKQIDTVAAEFPAYTNYLYMTYNADSHDLSFDDHGVMVLGSGVYRIGSSVEFDWCAVTAVRTLRANKIKTIMVNYNPETVSTDYDEADRLYFETINLERVLDIYEVENSSGVVVSMGGQTSNNIAMTLHRENVKILGTSPDMIDSAENRYKFSRMLDQIGVDQPAWKELTSMDEAESFAEKVGYPVLVRPSYVLSGAAMNTVYSRNDLESYLNQAVEVSRDYPVVITKYIENAKEIEMDAVARNGELVMHVVSEHVENAGVHSGDATLIVPPQDLAPETVDRIVVATAKIGKALKITGPYNIQFIAKDNEIKVIECNVRASRSFPFISKVVGVNLIELATKAIMDLPLTPYPVEKLPDDYVAVKVPQFSFPRLAGADPVLGVEMASTGEVATFGHSKYEAYLKSLLATGFKLPKKNILLSIGSYKEKQELLSSVQKLYNMGYKLFATSGTADFLSEHGIAVQYLEVLNRDDDDQKSEYSLTQHLANNEIDLYINLPSANRFRRPASYVSKGYKTRRLAVDYSVPLVTNVKCAKLLIEAISRNITLDVSERDAQTSHRTITLPGLINIATYVPNASHVIKGPAELKETTRLFLESGFTYCQLMPRSISGPVITDAASLKAANSVSQDSSYTDFSFTIAGTAHNSQTVTQSASKVTALFLPLRELKNKITAVAELLNQWPAEKQVIAEAKTADLASVLLLTSLQNRSIHITGVSNKEDLALIMTVKAKDPRVTCDVNIYSLFIAQDDYPEAVFLPTKEDQEFFWNNLDSIDAFSVGALPVALANVTGNKVDVGMGIKDSLPLLLAAVEEGKLTIDDIVVRLHDNPAKIFNIPTQDSVVEIDLDYSFRRNKRWSPFNKDMNGGIERVVYNGETLVLSGELVSPGAKGKCIVNSSPASITASSELQSTSTKRRFSITEEAMADNLDAAEEAIPEQPLEQKLMSSRPPRELVAPGAIQNLIRSNNPFRGRHILSIKQFKRSDFHVLFAVAQELRAAVAREGVLDLMKGHVITTIFFEPSTRTCSSFIAAMERLGGRIVNVNPLVSSVKKGETLQDTIRTLACYSDAIVMRHSEEMSVHIAAKYSPVPIINGGNGSREHPTQAFLDLFTIREEIGTVNGITVTFMGDLKHGRTVHSLCRLLMHYQVRINLVSPPELRLPEGLREELRRAGLLGVESIELTPHIISKTDVLYCTRVQEERFNSPEEYARLKDTYIVDNKILAHAKENMAIMHPLPRVNEIKEEVDYDHRAAYFRQMKYGLFVRMALLAMVMGVDM from the coding sequence ATGGCCGCTATTGCCCCCACTGCCCCAATCACCCCTCCAATGGAATCTACAGGTGACCGTCTCGTTACATTAGAACTTAAGGATGGAACGGTCTTACAAGGTTATTCATTTGGTGCTGAAAAATCCACCGCTGGTGAATTAGTTTTCCAAACTGGTATGGTTGGTTATCCTGAATCCGTCACCGATCCATCTTATGAAGGCCAGATCTTGGTCATCACTTACCCATTGGTAGGCAATTACGGTGTCCCAGATATGCACTTGAGAGATGAATTGGTCGAGGAATTGCCAAGGTATTTTGAAAGTAACAGAATTCATATTGCCGGTCTAGTTATTTCTCACTATACCGACGAGTACTCTCATTATCTTGCCAAATCTTCCTTAGGTAAATGGTTGCAAAATGAAGGGATCCCAGCTGTTTATGGTGTTGATACAAGATCATTGACCAAGCATTTGAGAGATGCAGGTTCAATGTTGGGTAGGTtgtctttggaaaaaagtGGCACTGACAGGACTATTTCCagatcttcttcttggaaAGATGCATTCGATGTTCCTGAATGGGTGGATCCAAATGTCCAAAACCTAGTTGCTAAGGTCTCCACTGATGAACCTAAATTGTACGTTCCTCCAGCGGACAATAAGCACATTGAATTGCAAAGTGGACCAGACGGCAAAGTTTTGAGGATTTTAGCCATAGATGTCGGTATGAAATACAACCAAATTCGTTGTTTCATCAAAAGGGGTGTAGAACTAAAAGTTGTCCCATGGGATTACGATTTTACTAAAGAAGATTACGATGGTCTGTTTATTTCCAACGGTCCAGGTGATCCTTCTGTTCTAGATGATCTATCCCAAAGATTGTCGAATGTTCTAGAAGCTAAGAAGACTCCAGTATTCGGTATTTGTCTTGGTCATCAATTGATAGCAAGAGCCGCCGGTGCATCCACACTAAAACTAAAATTTGGTAACCGTGGCCACAATATACCATGTACATCAACTGTAAGTGGTCGCTGTTACATAACATCTCAAAACCATGGGTTTGCTGTGGATGTTGACACTCTAACTTCCGGTTGGAAACCATTGTTTGTTAACGCAAATGATGACTCTAACGAAGGTATCTACCATTCTGACTTACCTTATTTTTCAGTTCAATTCCATCCAGAATCGACGCCTGGCCCAAGAGATACAGAATTCTTGTTTGACGTTTTCATCCAAGCTGTTAAAGAATTCAAATATACACAAGTTTTGAAACCAATCGCTTTCCCAGGTGGTCTATTAGAAGATAACATGAAGGCACACCCCAGAATTGAAGCGAAGAAGGTTCTAGTCCTAGGTTCTGGTGGTTTGTCCATTGGTCAAGCTGGGGAATTTGACTACTCAGGCTCTCAAGCCATCAAAGCTTTGAAAGAGGAAGGTATTTACACAATTTTGATTAATCCAAACATTGCTACCATCCAAACTTCTAAAGGGTTGGCTGATAAGGTTTATTTTGTTCCAGTTACCGCAGAATTCGTAAGAAAAGTTATTTTACACGAAAGACCGGACGCCATTTATGTAACATTTGGTGGCCAAACTGCTTTGTCAGTTGGTATTGCCATGAAAGATGAATTTGAGGCTTTAGGAGTCAAGGTCTTGGGTACTCCAATAGatactattattactaCCGAAGACCGTGAACTTTTCAGTAACGCCATTGACgaaattaatgaaaaatgtgCCAAATCGCAAGCTGCTAACTCAGTGGACGAAGCATTGGCCGCTGTCAAAGAGATCGGTTTCCCAGTTATTGTACGTGCTGCATATGCATTGGGTGGTTTAGGTTCCGGTTTCGCTAATAATGAGAAAGAATTGGTTGATCTATGTAATGTTGCATTTTCATCCTCTCCACAAGTTTTAGTCGAGAAATCTATGAAAGGTTGGAAAGAAGTTGAATATGAAGTTGTTCGCGATGCCTTTGACAACTGTATTACTGTTTGTAATatggaaaattttgatcCGCTAGGTATTCACACCGGtgattccattgttgtGGCCCCATCTCAAACTTTATCTGATGAAGATTACAACATGTTAAGAACTACAGCTGTTAATGTTATTAGACATTTGGGTGTTGTTGGTGAATGTAATATCCAATATGCTTTAAATCCCGTCTCTAAGGATTACTGCattattgaagttaatGCCCGTTTATCACGTTCTTCTGCTTTAGCTTCTAAGGCTACTGGTTACCCATTGGCCTACACTGCAGCTAAGTTAGGTTTAAACATCCCACTAAATGAAGTTAAGAACTCCGTCACAAAATCCACTTGCGCTTGTTTTGAACCTTCTCTAGACTACTGTGTTGTCAAAATGCCAAGATGGGATTTGAAGAAGTTCACCAGAGTTTCTACCGAATTGTCTTCATCAATGAAGTCTGTTGGTGAAGTTATGAGCATCGGTAGAACTTTCGAAGAAGCTATTCAAAAAGCCATTAGATCCACAGAGTATGCTAACCTCGGTTTTAATGAGACAGATTTagatattgatattgattACGAGTTAAACAACCCTACGGATATGCGTGTCTTTGCAATTGCAAATGCTTTTGCTAAAAAGGGATATTCTGTTGATAAAGTCTGGGAAATGACTAAGATTGATAAATGGTTTTTGAATAAACTGTACAATTTGGTCCAGTTTGCTGAGAAAATTGGTTCATTTGGtactaaagaagaattaccTTCTTTAGTTTTAAGACAGGCTAAGCAGTTAGGTTTTGATGATAGACAGATTGCGAGATTTTTGGATTCTAACGAAGTTGCCATTCGTAGATTAAGAAAAGAGTATGGAATCACACCATTCGTCAAACAAATCGATACAGTTGCAGCTGAATTTCCCGCATACACAAACTATTTATACATGACATACAATGCCGACTCACACGATTTATCCTTTGATGACCACGGTGTCATGGTCTTGGGTTCTGGTGTTTACCGTATCGGTTCTTCCGTCGAATTCGATTGGTGCGCTGTTACTGCAGTTAGAACATTACGTGcaaacaaaatcaaaactatTATGGTCAATTACAATCCGGAAACCGTTTCCACAGACTATGATGAGGCTGATAgattatattttgaaacCATCAACCTTGAACGAGTCTTGGATATTTACGAGGTTGAAAACTCAAGCGGTGTCGTTGTCTCAATGGGTGGCCAAACTTCCAATAACATTGCCATGACTTTACATCGTGAAAATGTAAAAATTCTTGGTACGTCCCCTGATATGATCGATTCTGCCGAAAATCGTTATAAGTTTTCTCGTATGCTGGATCAAATTGGTGTTGATCAACCAGCTTGGAAAGAATTGACATCCATGGATGAAGCTGAATCTTTTGCCGAAAAGGTGGGTTATCCCGTTTTAGTACGTCCATCTTACGTGTTATCTGGTGCTGCCATGAATACTGTCTATTCTAGAAACGATTTGGAATCGTACTTAAATCAAGCTGTCGAGGTTTCTCGTGATTATCCTGTTGTTATTACtaaatatattgaaaatgcAAAGGAGATTGAGATGGATGCAGTTGCAAGAAATGGTGAATTGGTCATGCATGTTGTTTCTGAGCACGTCGAGAATGCAGGTGTCCATTCGGGTGATGCAACATTAATCGTTCCACCTCAAGATTTGGCCCCTGAAACAGTTGATAGAATTGTCGTTGCTACTGCTAAAATTGGTAAAGCTTTGAAGATTACAGGTCCGTACAACATTCAATTCATTGCAAAGGACAACGAAATCAAAGTCATAGAATGTAATGTTCGTGCTTCGAGATCTTTCCCATTTATTTCGAAGGTTGTTGGTGTCAATCTGATTGAATTGGCAACAAAGGCCATAATGGATTTGCCTTTGACACCTTATcctgttgaaaaattaccTGATGATTATGTTGCCGTTAAAGTCCcacaattttctttcccaCGTTTAGCAGGAGCTGATCCCGTCTTAGGTGTCGAAATGGCCTCTACTGGTGAAGTCGCTACCTTTGGCCACTCAAAGTATGAAGCATACCTAAAGTCTTTATTGGCAACCGGCTTCAAACTgccaaaaaagaatattttgttgtCTATTGGTTCCTACAAGGAAAAACAAGAATTGCTTTCTTCCGTTCAAAAACTGTACAATATGGGATACAAATTGTTTGCAACATCCGGTACTGCTGACTTTTTGTCTGAACACGGTATTGCCGTCCAATATTTGGAGGTTTTAAACAGGGATGATGATGATCAAAAATCAGAATACTCGCTTACTCAACATTTGGctaataatgaaattgaCCTTTACATCAATTTGCCTTCTGCTAACAGGTTCCGTCGTCCTGCGTCCTATGTTTCAAAGGGTTATAAAACACGTCGTTTGGCTGTTGATTATTCGGTTCCGTTGGTTACTAACGTTAAATGTGCAAAATTGTTGATTGAAGCCATTTCAAGAAACATCACTCTAGATGTTTCTGAACGTGATGCGCAAACTTCCCATAGAACTATTACTTTACCAGGTTTGATCAATATCGCAACTTATGTTCCAAATGCATCCCATGTTATCAAGGGCCCGGCTGAACTAAAGGAAACTACGCGTCTATTTTTGGAATCTGGTTTTACATACTGCCAATTGATGCCTAGATCTATCAGCGGACCTGTTATTACTGATGCTGCATCCTTGAAGGCTGCAAACTCTGTTTCCCAAGATTCTTCTTATACTGACTTTTCTTTCACTATTGCTGGTACAGCACACAATTCCCAGACCGTTACGCAATCTGCTAGTAAAGTTACGGCATTGTTTTTGCCCCTACGTGAACTAAAGAACAAGATCACAGCAGTTGCTGAACTTTTGAATCAGTGGCCAGCTGAAAAGCAAGTGATCGCAGAAGCTAAAACTGCAGATTTGGCATCTGTTTTATTATTGACGTCCCTTCAAAATAGATCTATTCATATTACTGGCGTTTCGAATAAGGAAGATCTGGCTTTGATTATGACAGTCAAGGCAAAAGACCCTAGAGTGACTTGTGATGTCAATATTTATTCCTTGTTTATTGCCCAAGATGACTACCCAGAAGCGGTTTTCTTGCCTACTAAGGAAGACCAAGAATTTTTCTGGAACAATCTTGATAGTATCGATGCTTTCTCTGTCGGTGCTCTTCCTGTTGCCCTTGCAAACGTCACAGGTAATAAGGTTGATGTCGGTATGGGTATCAAAGATTCCTTACCATTACTGTTGGCTGCAGTTGAAGAAGGTAAATTAACCATTGATGATATTGTCGTTCGTCTGCATGATAATCCAgctaaaattttcaatatacCTACCCAGGATTCAGTTGTTGAGATTGATTTAGATTACTCATTTAGACGTAATAAGAGATGGTCACCATTCAACAAGGACATGAATGGCGGTATTGAACGTGTTGTCTACAACGGCGAAACATTAGTTTTGAGCGGTGAATTAGTTTCACCAGGCgcaaaaggaaaatgcaTTGTTAATTCAAGTCCGGCTTCCATCACCGCCTCCTCGGAGCTCCAATCTACTAGTACTAAAAGAAGGTTCTCAATCACGGAAGAAGCAATGGCTGACAACTTAGATGCCGCGGAGGAAGCAATTCCAGAACAGCCTTTGGAACAAAAATTGATGTCTTCAAGGCCACCACGGGAGCTTGTAGCTCCAGGCGCCATCCAGAATTTGATCCGTAGTAACAATCCATTCCGTGGTAGACATATATTGTCTATCAAGCAATTTAAACGTTCTGATTTCCATGTATTGTTTGCCGTCGCACAAGAACTAAGGGCAGCTGTCGCAAGAGAAGGTGTCTTAGACCTAATGAAAGGCCACGTTATTACTACGATTTTCTTTGAACCATCTACTCGTACTTGTTCTTCATTCATCGCTGCTATGGAACGTTTGGGTGGTAGAATTGTAAATGTTAATCCATTGGTTTCTTCTGTCAAGAAAGGTGAAACTCTTCAAGATACTATTAGAACTTTGGCCTGCTACAGTGATGCTATCGTCATGCGTCATTCGGAAGAAATGTCAGTTCATATCGCTGCCAAATATTCGCCTGTTCCAATTATTAATGGTGGTAATGGTTCTCGTGAACATCCTACTCAGGCCTTCTTGGATTTGTTCACTATTCGTGAAGAAATTGGTACTGTTAATGGTATTACTGTTACTTTCATGGGTGATCTCAAGCATGGTAGAACCGTTCATTCATTATGTCGTTTGTTGATGCATTATCAAGTCAGAATCAATCTTGTTTCTCCTCCAGAATTGAGACTACCAGAAGGATTAAGGGAAGAGCTAAGAAGAGCTGGCTTGCTTGGTGTCGAGAGCATCGAATTGACCCCTCATATCATCTCAAAGACTGACGTTCTGTACTGTACAAGGGTCCAGGAGGAAAGATTTAATAGCCCTGAAGAATATGCACGTTTGAAGGACACTTACATCGTGGACAATAAAATCTTGGCGCAcgccaaagaaaatatggcTATCATGCATCCATTGCCTCGTGTAAATGAAATTAAAGAGGAAGTGGACTACGATCATCGTGCTGCTTACTTCAGACAAATGAAGTATGGTTTGTTTGTCAGAATGGCATTATTGGCCATGGTTATGGGTGTCGATATGTGA